From a single Pyxicephalus adspersus chromosome 11, UCB_Pads_2.0, whole genome shotgun sequence genomic region:
- the H6PD gene encoding GDH/6PGL endoplasmic bifunctional protein → MKWRTLFCLLLVGVIAVTCKKKGHISVILVGATGDLAKKYLWQGLFQLYLNEVSRGHTFSFHGAALTPPEKAEGILFDSLKTLSCPADVEPDRCALVKDQFLKLTRYRQLKTAENYTALHQDILSSLAEEDLHEAGRLFYLSVPPFAYADIARNINASCRPPPGAWLRVVLEKPFGHDYKSAKQLASDMQTFFQEEEIYRVDHYLGKQAVEQILPFRRRNQKHLEPIWNRQHIDRVEIVMKETVDAKGRTSFYEEYGVIRDVIQNHLTEILTLVAMEVPKNITNSDYVLRAKMELLNSLHPVEGSRAVIGQYQNYVQQVREEMEKPPHFFTNTQTFASALIYIDNMRWEGVPFLLVSGKDLDERTSYVRVVFKDNAFCLQKDSARDTVKNPCKPRQVIFHIGHGELGFPALLVSRNLFKPSIVPSQWQEISELPDVVLFGQPLSDYYVYRPNQEREAYSILISNIYRGKKESFITTQNLLASWKFWTPILQELERVSPRIYPGGSETGQLLDFVIEHGELRFLTDERLEMMDIQQNTNTFASTQSKFLGNTMVSNWADQLIQKLAQDIQEAADEAVRHSGSFHLALSGGSSPIALFQRLSRHHHGFPWKHTHLWMVDERCVPFTDIESNFGSLERHLLQHVRIPYNNIHPMPVQRNQRLCAEEDMGTQVYAQDIAALVGNSSFDFVLLGLGNDGHTASIFPGSQNGITGDEMVLFSRSPIKPHDRISLSLPLINKARKVAVLVLGKGKHEILTLISRAESNPNKWPIFGVKPTSGQLLWYIDYETLFR, encoded by the exons ATGAAGTGGAGGACTCTGTTTTGCTTACTTTTGGTTGGCGTAATTGCTgtcacctgcaaaaaaaagggaCACATATCTGTTATTCTCGTTGGGGCCACTGGGGACCtggctaaaaaatatttatggcagGGACTCTTCCAGCTGTATCTAAATGAAGTTTCGAGGGGTCACACCTTCAGTTTCCATGGAGCTGCACTGACACCTCCGGAAAAAGCAGAGGGGATTTTGTTCGATTCTCTTAAGACTCTGAGTTGTCCAGCTGATGTTGAGCCAGACAGATGTGCCCTTGTGAAGGACCAGTTTCTGAAGCTCACCCGTTACAGACAACTGAAGACGGCTGAGAACTATACAGCGCTGCACCAGGACATTCTTTCATCATTAGCAGAAGAAGATCTTCATGAAGCTGGCAGACTTTTTTACTTGTCCGTCCCTCCATTTGCATATGCAGACATTGCTCGAAACATCAATGCCAGCTGCCGGCCGCCCCCTGGAGCATGGCTACGAGTGGTGCTGGAGAAGCCCTTTGGGCATGACTATAAGTCTGCAAAGCAGCTGGCCAGTGATATGCAAACATTCTTTCAGGAAGAAGAGATCTATCGGGTGGATCATTATCTGGGAAAACAG GCAGTTGAACAGATTCTGCCTTTTAGACGGCGCAATCAAAAGCATCTAGAACCAATCTGGAACAGGCAACACATAGACCGAGTGGAAATTGTTATGAAGGAAACTGTTGATGCAAAAG GCCGCACCAGCTTTTATGAAGAATACGGTGTTATACGTGATGTCATCCAGAACCATTTGACAGAAATTTTGACCTTAGTTGCCATGGAAGTGCCAAAAAATATTACCAACTCAGATTATGTCCTGAGAGCCAAGATGGAGTTATTGAATTCTCTGCACCCTGTGGAAGGCAGCAGGGCTGTTATTGGTCAGTACCAGAATTATGTCCAGCAGGTCAGAGAGGAGATGGAAAAACCTCCACATTTTTTTACCAACACACAGACCTTCGCAA gtGCCCTTATATATATTGATAACATGCGTTGGGAAGGAGTGCCCTTTCTCTTGGTATCCGGCAAAGATTTAGATGAGAGGACTTCATATGTCAGAGTTGTTTTCAAGGACAATGCCTTCTGCTTGCAAAAAGATTCAGCCAGGGACACGGTGAAGAATCCTTGTAAACCCAGGCAGGTTATATTTCACATTGGCCATGGAGAGCTGGGTTTTCCTGCTTTACTAGTAAGCCGCAATTTGTTTAAACCAAGCATTGTACCCAGCCAATGGCAAGAAATATCTGAACTCCCAGATGTTGTTTTATTTGGTCAGCCACTGTCTGATTATTATGTATACCGTCCTAACCAAGAAAGAGAGGCTTACTCTATATTAATCTCAAATATTTATCGAGGAAAGAAAGAGTCCTTCATCACAACACAAAATCTGCTGGCTTCCTGGAAGTTCTGGACTCCCATCTTGCAAGAGCTAGAGAGAGTTTCACCAAGAATCTATCCAGGAGGTTCAGAAACAGGTCAACTGCTAGACTTTGTAATAGAGCATGGTGAGCTACGTTTTCTGACAGATGAGCGTTTAGAGATGATGGACATTCagcaaaatacaaacacatttgctTCAACACAGTCCAAATTCCTTGGGAACACCATGGTTTCTAACTGGGCAGACCAGCTGATACAGAAACTAGCACAGGACATACAAGAAGCAGCTGACGAAGCGGTGCGGCACTCTGGTAGTTTCCATTTGGCTCTTTCCGGGGGCTCCAGCCCCATCGCTTTGTTTCAGAGATTGTCTAGGCATCATCATGGCTTTCCATGGAAACACACTCATTTGTGGATGGTGGATGAACGCTGTGTGCCATTTACAGATATAGAATCTAACTTTGGTAGCCTTGAAAGACATTTGCTGCAGCATGTCAGAATCCCCTATAATAATATCCACCCCATGCCTGTACAGAGGAACCAAAGGCTCTGTGCAGAAGAAGATATGGGTACCCAGGTCTATGCTCAGGATATCGCTGCCTTGGTTGGTAATTCAAGCTTTGACTTTGTGCTTTTGGGACTAGGAAATGATGGGCACACTGCTTCCATCTTCCCCGGCTCCCAGAATGGGATCACAGGAGATGAAATGGTGTTGTTTTCAAGAAGTCCAATAAAGCCCCACGATAGAATAAGCCTTAGCCTCCCACTAATTAATAAAGCCCGGAAAGTTGCCGTCCTAGTCCTGGGTAAAGGGAAGCATGAAATTCTTACTCTCATTAGCAGAGCCGAAAGCAATCCCAATAAATGGCCAATCTTCGGAGTAAAACCAACATCTGGGCAGTTGTTATGGTACATTGATTATGAAACATTGTTtaggtaa